From a single Sphingosinicellaceae bacterium genomic region:
- a CDS encoding SDR family NAD(P)-dependent oxidoreductase, protein MSRWTANSAWNRLSRRPRTAACSRRARSRSRLTEVDRDTVIDTSLESVFFLGQAAGRNVTGQERGKIIDLASTLCFQGGIRVPNCAASKAGVAGLTRLLANEWTAEGVDGNAVAVGGGWLAR, encoded by the coding sequence CTGAGCAGGTGGACCGCCAACAGCGCCTGGAATAGGCTGAGCCGGCGACCGCGAACAGCGGCGTGTAGCCGTCGAGCACGAAGCCGCAGTCGACTTACCGAGGTCGACCGGGATACGGTCATCGACACCAGCCTCGAAAGCGTGTTCTTCCTGGGGCAGGCCGCGGGCCGCAATGTGACCGGACAGGAGCGCGGCAAGATCATCGACCTCGCTTCCACGCTATGTTTCCAAGGTGGCATCCGCGTGCCGAACTGCGCTGCATCGAAGGCGGGCGTCGCCGGGCTGACCAGGCTGCTCGCCAATGAGTGGACGGCCGAGGGCGTCGACGGCAACGCGGTCGCGGTCGGCGGCGGCTGGCTGGCGCGATGA
- a CDS encoding manganese efflux pump MntP family protein yields MTGILTLAVVGLSLSVDAFAAAVGKGATGRRPRFVDALRIGAVFGVFEALTPAIGWAIGLALAGWIRAVDHWVAFALLLAVGGHMLWQASKPHIESEVAPDAPQHNLLKLSLTALATSIDAMAVGVSLAVLNVHIVTACIVIGIVTLVVATSGVMIGRQAGPYLGRYAEALGGVALIAIGSLILYQHLSGAA; encoded by the coding sequence ATGACCGGAATTCTGACGCTGGCGGTGGTCGGGCTGAGCCTGTCTGTCGACGCCTTTGCCGCAGCGGTCGGCAAGGGCGCCACGGGGCGGCGTCCACGCTTCGTCGATGCGCTGCGGATCGGCGCGGTGTTCGGCGTGTTCGAGGCGCTGACCCCGGCGATCGGCTGGGCGATCGGCCTGGCTCTGGCGGGCTGGATCCGCGCCGTCGATCACTGGGTCGCATTCGCCCTGCTGCTCGCGGTCGGTGGCCACATGCTGTGGCAAGCCTCGAAGCCCCATATCGAGAGCGAGGTCGCACCTGATGCGCCACAGCACAACCTCCTGAAGCTGTCGCTGACGGCGCTGGCGACCAGCATCGACGCGATGGCGGTCGGTGTCAGCCTGGCCGTGCTGAACGTCCACATCGTCACTGCCTGCATCGTCATCGGTATCGTCACGCTGGTCGTCGCCACCTCCGGCGTGATGATCGGGCGCCAGGCCGGGCCCTATCTCGGGCGCTATGCAGAGGCGCTGGGCGGGGTCGCGCTGATCGCGATCGGTAGCCTGATCCTGTACCAGCACCTCAGCGGCGCGGCCTAG
- a CDS encoding sugar kinase — protein MSSRLVSFGEIMLRLSPPGRELLLQTPKLDVWVAGAECNVVTGLARLGHATALISAVPDNDLGRAGVAGLRAQGVDCSAVRIAAGRMGLYFVTSGAGMRATDVVYDRAGSAFAAMPPGEWDWDALLKDADRLHLSGITPALGHGPGEAAIAAAEAASARGIPVSFDGNYRARLWESWDSDPRGVLTRIVRHADILFGNHRDIALLLGLDFGGDAEDRRRAAADAAFEAFPALQTIASTARHVEDADRHRLSARIDGRSGHAQTQEVAIAGIVDRIGAGDAFAVGVLHALRAGGDLTEAARIGLALTCLKHSLPGDASLFAQADIDAFVAGGLDVRR, from the coding sequence ATGAGCAGCCGTCTCGTCAGCTTCGGCGAGATCATGCTGCGGCTGTCGCCGCCCGGGCGCGAGTTGCTGCTCCAGACTCCGAAGCTCGACGTCTGGGTGGCGGGCGCGGAGTGCAACGTCGTCACAGGGCTGGCGCGGCTCGGCCATGCGACCGCCCTCATCAGCGCAGTGCCCGACAACGACCTCGGACGTGCCGGCGTCGCGGGCCTCCGCGCGCAAGGGGTCGACTGCTCCGCCGTCCGGATCGCTGCCGGTCGCATGGGGCTGTATTTCGTCACCTCGGGAGCGGGAATGCGCGCGACCGATGTCGTCTATGACCGCGCCGGGTCGGCCTTCGCCGCAATGCCGCCGGGCGAGTGGGACTGGGACGCGCTGCTCAAGGACGCCGACCGGCTGCATTTGTCGGGCATCACCCCGGCGCTCGGGCACGGCCCCGGCGAGGCGGCAATCGCGGCGGCGGAAGCGGCGAGCGCGCGCGGTATCCCCGTGTCGTTCGACGGCAACTACCGGGCCCGGCTGTGGGAGAGCTGGGACAGCGACCCGCGCGGCGTGCTGACCAGGATCGTTCGCCACGCCGACATCCTGTTCGGCAACCACCGTGACATCGCGCTGCTGCTCGGGCTCGACTTCGGAGGCGACGCGGAGGACCGCCGCCGTGCTGCCGCGGACGCTGCGTTCGAGGCCTTCCCCGCGCTGCAGACCATCGCCTCGACCGCGCGCCACGTCGAGGATGCCGACCGCCACCGGCTGTCGGCGCGCATCGACGGGCGGAGCGGCCACGCCCAGACCCAGGAAGTCGCGATTGCGGGTATCGTCGACCGCATCGGCGCCGGGGACGCCTTCGCGGTCGGGGTGCTGCATGCGCTCCGGGCTGGCGGCGACCTGACCGAGGCCGCGCGCATCGGCCTCGCGCTGACGTGCCTCAAGCACTCGCTGCCCGGCGACGCCTCCCTGTTCGCGCAGGCGGACATCGACGCCTTCGTGGCCGGCGGGCTCGACGTGCGCCGCTAG